A region from the Polaribacter sp. Hel1_33_78 genome encodes:
- a CDS encoding pyridoxamine 5'-phosphate oxidase family protein, producing MNILAENYIGQLAYIYKDRPFIVPITYYFDKKNIIVGYSDEGHKTMAMRKNSRVSLQISEIKNINNWSSVLAHGIYQEISGSDAKKYLHEFALGIKELILRKEERSLSSIGHFSSKIYTNNPSIIFKISVVEITGKKRIYSEKKER from the coding sequence ATGAATATACTTGCAGAGAATTATATTGGTCAACTCGCTTATATTTATAAAGACAGACCTTTTATTGTTCCAATTACCTATTATTTTGATAAGAAAAATATTATTGTCGGTTATTCTGACGAAGGGCATAAAACAATGGCGATGAGAAAAAACAGTAGAGTATCTCTTCAAATTTCAGAAATAAAAAACATTAATAACTGGAGCTCAGTTTTGGCTCATGGAATTTATCAAGAAATCTCTGGTTCTGATGCAAAAAAATATTTACATGAGTTTGCATTGGGAATTAAAGAGCTTATCTTAAGAAAAGAAGAAAGAAGTTTAAGTTCAATTGGTCATTTTTCTAGTAAAATATACACAAATAATCCTTCAATTATTTTTAAAATAAGTGTTGTTGAGATAACAGGGAAAAAAAGAATTTATTCAGAGAAAAAAGAGCGGTAA
- a CDS encoding metallophosphoesterase yields the protein MKSYSLFTIFLLCLAILAVDILAFYWLQSITQLINSESLKTAINIIFWIFTAGLVILILLLKVTLEDINPRRKHLLVSSLSGLTISSFIPKLIFVVIISILFFSNFVFSEKESLIIIPLIGLCSGFLPFFIILYGFFRALYRFKVHRVTIKHKKLPKPFNGLKIIQISDIHLGSFNYKYHILDKAIKVINDAQPDFIFFTGDLVNNYAWELIGWEKVFKKLIAKKGKYAILGNHDYGDYSEWNSAQEKQDNFEKIKEFYKTIDFKLLLNQSEIIEKKKGKLAIIGVENWGKAPFKQYGNLQEALKNVSEIPFKILLSHDPTHWREEVIKKTGISLTLSGHTHGMQVGFQYKKMKWSPIKYKYKHWAGLYNENEKYLYVNRGLGWVGFPGRLGMRPEITLFKLFKK from the coding sequence GTGAAAAGCTATTCATTATTTACTATTTTCCTTTTATGTTTAGCAATTTTAGCCGTAGATATTTTAGCTTTTTATTGGTTGCAATCTATTACGCAACTTATCAACTCAGAAAGTTTAAAAACAGCAATAAATATTATTTTCTGGATTTTTACAGCAGGCTTAGTTATTTTAATACTACTTCTAAAAGTTACTTTAGAAGATATTAACCCCAGAAGAAAGCACTTACTAGTTTCTTCTTTATCTGGATTAACTATTTCTTCTTTTATTCCTAAATTAATTTTTGTTGTCATTATTTCAATACTATTTTTTTCCAATTTTGTTTTTTCTGAAAAAGAATCATTAATTATTATTCCCTTAATTGGTTTATGTTCTGGATTTCTTCCCTTTTTTATAATCTTGTATGGCTTTTTCAGAGCTTTATATAGATTTAAAGTACATCGTGTTACTATTAAACACAAAAAATTACCTAAGCCTTTTAATGGTTTAAAAATTATTCAAATTTCTGATATTCATTTAGGAAGCTTCAATTATAAATATCACATTTTAGATAAAGCCATAAAAGTGATTAATGATGCACAGCCAGATTTTATTTTTTTTACAGGAGATTTAGTTAATAATTATGCCTGGGAATTAATTGGGTGGGAAAAAGTTTTCAAAAAATTAATTGCTAAAAAAGGTAAGTATGCCATCTTAGGAAATCATGATTATGGTGATTATAGTGAATGGAACTCAGCTCAGGAAAAGCAAGATAATTTTGAAAAAATAAAAGAATTTTACAAAACTATTGATTTTAAACTTTTGTTAAATCAATCAGAAATAATTGAAAAAAAGAAGGGTAAACTAGCAATAATTGGAGTAGAAAACTGGGGAAAAGCACCTTTTAAACAATATGGGAATTTGCAAGAAGCTCTTAAAAATGTCTCTGAAATTCCTTTTAAAATACTACTATCTCACGATCCAACACATTGGCGCGAAGAAGTCATAAAAAAAACAGGTATTTCCTTAACGCTTTCTGGACACACACATGGAATGCAGGTTGGTTTTCAATACAAAAAAATGAAATGGAGCCCCATAAAATACAAATACAAACATTGGGCTGGTTTGTATAATGAAAATGAAAAATATTTATATGTTAATCGTGGTTTAGGTTGGGTTGGTTTTCCTGGAAGACTGGGCATGAGACCAGAAATTACATTGTTTAAATTATTCAAAAAATAA
- a CDS encoding CDP-alcohol phosphatidyltransferase family protein, whose amino-acid sequence MLTFKNYNIADWFSFYRIFAAPFLLLLIWLDIQLIFTWFLLISYLTDAIDGFLARKLKITTARGSQLDSFGDQITLIIGLIGLFYFENEFIKTNLTIILIAFIPYIIQMLLAFYKYGKATAFHTYLAKISAVVQSFFILWSLFFNAEYSLFYLMIIVGILETIEEVSLIFMYDDWVSDVKSIFWALKDERRIKNIKNKK is encoded by the coding sequence ATGTTAACTTTCAAAAATTATAATATTGCAGATTGGTTTTCTTTTTATAGAATTTTTGCTGCACCCTTTTTACTTCTTTTAATTTGGCTTGATATTCAATTAATTTTTACATGGTTTTTATTAATTAGTTATTTAACAGATGCAATTGATGGTTTTTTAGCTAGAAAATTAAAAATCACCACTGCAAGAGGCTCTCAACTAGATTCTTTTGGAGATCAAATAACTTTAATTATTGGATTAATTGGTTTGTTTTATTTTGAAAATGAATTCATAAAAACAAATCTAACGATCATATTAATTGCATTTATTCCTTATATAATTCAAATGTTACTTGCATTTTACAAATATGGAAAGGCAACTGCTTTTCATACCTATTTAGCAAAAATATCTGCAGTAGTACAGAGTTTTTTTATACTATGGTCGTTATTTTTTAACGCTGAATATTCATTGTTTTATTTAATGATTATTGTTGGGATTTTAGAGACTATAGAAGAAGTTTCTTTAATCTTTATGTATGATGATTGGGTTTCTGATGTAAAAAGTATTTTTTGGGCATTAAAAGATGAGCGCAGAATTAAAAACATTAAAAACAAAAAATAA
- a CDS encoding chaperone modulator CbpM, whose amino-acid sequence MEAQNLISIERFCEHYCIPIHFMNELKEYQLIEVIVAENQDYIKITHINEVEKMIRLHYDLNINLEGVDVIYNLLNQVNSLKKEITDLQNKLLFYGHFKNL is encoded by the coding sequence ATGGAAGCTCAAAACTTAATATCTATAGAGCGATTTTGTGAACATTATTGCATTCCTATTCATTTTATGAACGAATTAAAAGAGTACCAATTAATAGAGGTCATTGTTGCAGAAAATCAAGATTACATTAAAATAACTCATATAAACGAGGTAGAAAAAATGATTCGATTACATTATGATTTGAATATAAATTTAGAAGGTGTTGATGTAATTTATAATTTATTAAACCAAGTAAATTCTTTGAAAAAAGAAATAACTGATTTGCAAAATAAACTCCTTTTTTACGGACATTTTAAAAATCTATAA
- a CDS encoding DnaJ C-terminal domain-containing protein has translation MASVDYYKILGIPKNASEADIKKAYRKLARKYHPDLNPNDKVAEKKFKEINEANEVLSNLENRKKYDAYGEHWQNAEAYEQKKQRQRQYERSSQGTSGGYSQEDFSDIFENMFGGASSGRSTSSKFRGQDYNSELKLNLKDVYKTQKQVITVNGKNIRITIPAGVENGQIIKIKGHGGKGVNNGPNGDLYLQFSIINNTKFKRNHNNLYLTVALDLYTALLGGELMVDTFDGKVKLTIKPETQNNTKVKLKGKGFPIYKKEGQFGNLYITYELKIPTKLNEKEKELIKELQKQR, from the coding sequence ATGGCGTCTGTAGATTATTATAAAATTTTAGGAATTCCCAAAAATGCTTCTGAAGCTGACATTAAAAAGGCGTATAGAAAATTGGCGCGAAAATATCATCCAGATTTAAACCCAAATGATAAAGTTGCAGAAAAAAAATTCAAAGAAATTAACGAAGCAAATGAAGTTTTAAGCAATTTAGAAAATCGTAAGAAATACGATGCATATGGAGAGCATTGGCAAAATGCAGAAGCTTATGAGCAAAAAAAACAGCGACAGCGACAATATGAAAGAAGTTCACAAGGTACTTCTGGTGGGTATTCTCAAGAAGATTTTTCTGATATTTTTGAAAACATGTTTGGTGGAGCCTCTTCTGGCAGAAGCACCAGTTCCAAATTTAGAGGTCAAGATTATAATTCTGAGTTAAAATTAAATTTAAAAGATGTTTATAAAACTCAAAAACAGGTAATAACTGTAAATGGAAAAAATATAAGAATTACGATTCCTGCCGGCGTAGAAAATGGGCAAATTATTAAAATAAAAGGGCATGGAGGTAAAGGGGTTAATAACGGACCAAATGGAGATTTATATCTTCAGTTTTCAATAATAAACAATACAAAGTTTAAAAGAAATCATAACAACTTATACTTAACTGTAGCTTTGGATTTATACACTGCCTTATTAGGTGGCGAGTTAATGGTTGATACTTTTGATGGAAAAGTAAAACTTACTATTAAACCAGAAACACAAAACAATACTAAAGTAAAACTCAAAGGAAAAGGATTTCCAATTTACAAAAAAGAAGGACAATTTGGTAATTTATATATAACCTATGAACTTAAAATTCCTACCAAGTTAAACGAAAAAGAAAAAGAACTAATTAAAGAATTACAAAAACAACGCTAA
- a CDS encoding ABC transporter ATP-binding protein, whose product MNSVLEAKHINKYFKKPLLFHVLKNISFKIKKGEFASIMGKSGCGKSTLLYILSTMDTDYDGELYLDNKLISGDSKDSLSYLRNKHIGFVFQFHYLLSEFSVLENIMLPAKKLGEKSFQEIEHDAILKLKMLNIEHLLNKKASQISGGEKQRVAIARALINNPSIIMGDEPTGNLDSHNSDNVFNIFKQLSNEQNLSLLVVTHNEDFAKRTDRIITMEDGKIIT is encoded by the coding sequence ATGAATAGTGTATTAGAAGCAAAACATATTAATAAATATTTTAAAAAGCCTCTGCTTTTTCATGTGCTTAAGAATATTAGTTTTAAAATTAAAAAGGGCGAATTTGCTTCTATTATGGGGAAGTCGGGTTGTGGGAAATCGACTTTATTGTATATTTTATCAACTATGGATACCGATTATGACGGCGAATTGTATTTAGATAACAAATTAATTTCTGGAGATAGTAAAGATAGTTTGTCATATTTAAGAAATAAACATATTGGTTTTGTTTTTCAGTTTCATTACTTACTATCAGAATTTTCTGTACTAGAAAACATAATGCTTCCTGCTAAAAAATTAGGAGAAAAATCTTTTCAAGAAATAGAACATGATGCAATACTAAAATTGAAAATGCTGAACATAGAGCATTTACTTAATAAAAAAGCTTCACAAATATCTGGGGGCGAAAAACAAAGAGTTGCCATTGCTAGAGCTTTAATAAATAACCCTTCTATAATTATGGGAGATGAACCTACAGGGAATTTAGATAGCCATAATTCAGATAATGTTTTTAATATTTTTAAACAACTGAGTAATGAACAAAATTTATCACTTCTAGTTGTTACGCATAATGAAGATTTTGCAAAAAGAACAGATAGAATAATTACTATGGAAGACGGTAAAATTATTACATAA
- a CDS encoding efflux RND transporter periplasmic adaptor subunit: MKANVNLETVSGIMNHWPLFFVILCINCSTKKEKILPKYRSITESVYTSVIIQPDSLYQVYASVAGILEKNLVEEDHLVFNGSSILQVVNNTPKLNTKNAKLSLQQAKANFNGNAAVLNSIEDEIIAAKIKLKNDSINFIRQRNLWKQKIGSQVEYDSKKLNYELSSNNLQFIKSNYYRTEKQLLTVLKQAENNYKSSLINTKDFTVKSKINGKVYALHKEPGEIVSIMESLATIGSATNFIIEMLVDEVDIVKITKNQEVIISLDAYRGDIFSGKVSKIYPVKDARNQTFKVEALFDKAPKKLYPGLSGEANIIISKKDSALTIPKEYLIDLSKVKTDKGVVEVSIGLQNMEFLEVLSGISKTTTIYKPK; encoded by the coding sequence ATGAAAGCTAATGTAAATTTAGAAACGGTTTCTGGCATTATGAATCATTGGCCTTTATTTTTTGTAATTCTTTGTATTAATTGTTCTACTAAAAAAGAGAAAATTTTACCTAAATATAGAAGCATCACTGAGTCTGTTTACACTTCAGTTATTATTCAGCCAGACAGTTTATATCAGGTTTACGCTTCTGTCGCTGGAATTCTAGAAAAAAATTTAGTGGAAGAAGATCATTTAGTTTTTAACGGAAGCTCTATCCTACAAGTTGTTAATAACACCCCAAAATTAAATACCAAAAATGCAAAACTATCTTTGCAACAAGCTAAAGCTAACTTTAACGGAAATGCTGCTGTTTTAAATAGCATTGAAGATGAAATTATCGCTGCTAAAATTAAACTTAAAAACGATTCAATAAATTTTATTAGACAGCGTAATCTATGGAAGCAAAAAATTGGATCCCAGGTAGAATACGATTCAAAAAAGTTAAATTATGAGTTATCATCAAATAATTTACAATTCATAAAAAGCAACTATTACAGAACAGAAAAACAACTACTTACAGTTCTAAAGCAAGCTGAAAACAATTATAAATCCTCGTTAATAAATACCAAAGATTTTACTGTAAAAAGTAAAATTAATGGCAAAGTATATGCGCTTCATAAAGAACCTGGAGAAATTGTATCTATTATGGAATCTTTAGCCACCATTGGCAGTGCAACAAATTTTATTATAGAAATGTTGGTAGATGAAGTTGACATTGTAAAAATAACCAAAAATCAAGAAGTAATTATTAGTTTAGATGCTTATAGAGGAGATATTTTTAGCGGAAAAGTATCTAAAATATATCCTGTAAAAGATGCCAGAAATCAAACTTTTAAAGTAGAAGCTTTGTTTGATAAAGCTCCAAAAAAATTATATCCAGGTTTATCTGGAGAAGCTAATATTATTATTTCTAAGAAAGATTCTGCCTTAACAATACCAAAAGAATATCTTATTGACTTGAGCAAAGTAAAAACTGATAAGGGTGTTGTTGAAGTTTCAATTGGATTACAAAACATGGAGTTTTTAGAAGTTCTCTCTGGAATCTCAAAAACCACAACAATTTACAAACCAAAATAA
- a CDS encoding WG repeat-containing protein, producing MKKIIILFILIPFLGFSQIKDKLDYISPYNEGFSAVKKGNQWAFINLKGNIVIDFRDNLVLTETNNKKYPVFINERCLISEKKDGISYFGYIDTSGTTIIEPQFLNATNFDEEFAIAIELYKEILGKNNILDKQTVRYESTEVIINKSGIIIRKLTEPKGLALSRNYINKPPKISSKIIAENLFSALGKDNKIIIKKIKE from the coding sequence ATGAAAAAAATAATAATATTATTTATTTTAATCCCATTTTTAGGATTTTCTCAAATCAAAGATAAACTTGATTATATTTCTCCTTATAACGAAGGCTTTTCCGCAGTAAAAAAAGGAAATCAATGGGCCTTTATCAATCTGAAAGGAAATATTGTCATAGACTTTAGAGATAATTTAGTTTTAACAGAAACTAACAATAAAAAGTATCCCGTTTTCATAAATGAAAGATGTTTAATTTCAGAAAAAAAAGATGGAATCTCTTATTTTGGATATATTGATACATCTGGTACAACTATAATTGAACCTCAATTTTTAAATGCTACTAATTTTGATGAAGAATTTGCCATTGCCATTGAACTTTATAAAGAGATTTTAGGTAAAAATAACATATTGGATAAACAAACAGTAAGATATGAATCTACAGAAGTTATAATTAATAAATCCGGAATAATTATCCGCAAATTAACAGAACCAAAAGGTCTTGCCCTTTCAAGGAATTACATAAATAAACCCCCAAAAATATCCAGTAAGATTATTGCAGAAAATTTATTTTCTGCCTTAGGAAAAGACAATAAAATAATAATTAAAAAAATTAAAGAATAA
- a CDS encoding DUF302 domain-containing protein, with translation MSYYHHKIVFGNFNTVIKKVIALLKEEGFGVLTEIDIQQTLKKKLNVDFKKYKILGACNPALAYKALQAEDKIGTMLPCNIIVQEIDENKIEVAAINPLISMQSVKNNNLENIAKKVSDKLKNMILNLGNI, from the coding sequence ATGAGTTACTATCATCATAAAATAGTTTTTGGAAATTTTAATACTGTTATTAAAAAAGTAATAGCATTATTAAAAGAAGAAGGTTTTGGGGTTTTAACTGAAATTGACATACAACAAACATTAAAGAAAAAACTGAATGTCGATTTTAAAAAATATAAAATATTAGGTGCTTGTAATCCTGCTCTTGCATACAAAGCTTTGCAAGCTGAAGATAAAATTGGAACAATGCTCCCATGCAATATTATTGTGCAAGAAATTGATGAAAATAAAATTGAAGTCGCAGCAATTAACCCGCTAATTTCTATGCAATCTGTTAAAAATAATAACCTGGAAAATATTGCTAAAAAAGTAAGCGATAAATTAAAAAACATGATCCTAAATTTAGGAAACATCTAA
- a CDS encoding PAS domain S-box protein, with protein sequence MLNKEQDIFNVLFEAVSEGVIVVDDQQKIVSINSSIEKMFGYEKDELVHEKLNILIPKNYHAGHGDHFKSFLNKKEKRQMGKGRHLYGARKNGDIFPLEAGLNPFKIYGKTFIMALIIDVSERKKAEEELIHWANIFNESLNEIYIFSSDTYKFINVNLGAQKNIGYDLTELKSLTPLDIKPDYTEAQFRKKVQPLLEKKEDKLIFETVHLRKNGTKYPVEIHLQLSSFKGKEVFVAIILDITERKNYTKKLENTVDQRTIELKKALAKEQELNELKTKFLSLVSHEFKTPLSGILTSTILLGKYKLTEQQEKREKHLETITNKVHYLNNILNDFLSVEKLETGKIKYKYDNFKLSKVVDEVIYNANMLLKVGQKIKYPENIDEISLTQDEKTIELSLSNLVNNAIKYSPENSVIEIGIKQDAFHTTFNIKDNGMGIPEADQKNIFNRYFRAENALLTQGTGIGLNIIKSHLENIGGTITFESKENIGSTFVMKIINEVLL encoded by the coding sequence ATGCTAAACAAAGAGCAGGATATTTTTAACGTACTTTTTGAAGCTGTTTCAGAAGGTGTTATAGTTGTTGACGATCAGCAAAAAATAGTTTCTATTAATTCTTCTATCGAAAAAATGTTTGGGTATGAAAAAGATGAGCTTGTTCATGAAAAACTGAACATTTTAATACCTAAAAATTATCACGCAGGTCATGGTGATCATTTTAAGAGCTTTTTGAACAAGAAAGAGAAAAGGCAAATGGGTAAAGGGCGCCATTTGTATGGCGCTAGAAAGAATGGGGATATTTTTCCTTTAGAAGCAGGTTTAAATCCATTTAAAATTTATGGAAAAACTTTTATAATGGCCTTAATTATAGATGTTTCTGAGAGAAAAAAGGCAGAAGAAGAATTGATTCATTGGGCAAATATTTTTAATGAATCTTTAAATGAGATCTATATTTTTAGTTCTGACACATACAAATTTATTAATGTCAATCTTGGTGCACAAAAAAATATTGGTTACGATTTAACCGAATTAAAAAGTTTGACTCCTTTGGATATCAAGCCAGATTATACAGAAGCTCAATTTAGAAAAAAGGTACAACCTTTGCTAGAGAAAAAAGAAGATAAACTTATTTTTGAAACTGTACATCTGCGTAAAAATGGCACAAAATATCCTGTAGAAATACATCTGCAGTTGTCTTCTTTTAAAGGAAAAGAAGTTTTTGTTGCTATAATTTTAGATATTACAGAAAGAAAAAATTATACGAAAAAATTAGAGAACACCGTTGATCAACGAACTATAGAGCTTAAAAAAGCACTTGCTAAAGAGCAAGAATTGAATGAATTAAAAACAAAATTTTTATCATTAGTTTCTCATGAGTTTAAAACGCCTTTAAGTGGTATTTTAACATCTACAATATTATTAGGCAAATATAAATTAACAGAACAGCAAGAAAAAAGGGAAAAACATTTAGAAACGATTACCAATAAAGTTCATTATTTAAATAATATTTTAAATGACTTTCTATCCGTTGAAAAACTAGAAACGGGTAAAATAAAATATAAATATGATAATTTTAAATTAAGCAAAGTTGTAGATGAAGTTATTTACAATGCTAACATGCTTCTAAAAGTGGGTCAAAAAATTAAGTATCCAGAAAATATTGATGAAATTTCATTAACACAAGATGAAAAAACTATTGAATTATCACTTTCTAATTTAGTAAACAATGCTATCAAATATTCTCCAGAAAATTCGGTAATCGAAATTGGTATTAAACAAGATGCATTTCACACTACCTTCAATATAAAAGATAACGGAATGGGGATTCCTGAAGCAGATCAAAAAAACATATTTAATCGTTATTTTAGAGCAGAAAATGCTTTGTTAACGCAAGGAACTGGAATCGGATTAAACATTATAAAAAGCCATTTAGAAAATATAGGTGGAACCATAACTTTTGAAAGTAAAGAGAATATTGGGTCCACTTTTGTTATGAAAATTATTAATGAAGTATTACTATGA
- a CDS encoding response regulator → MKKILLIEDDVVLRENTAELLELSNYEVITAANGKIGVEIADINLPDLIVCDIMMPELDGYGVLEALSKNNKTKHTSFIFLSAKTERKDVRKGMNLGADDYITKPFSEDELISAIESRLAKASILKDIREYKEEIKEERDELRSLNDLKNYFDDNGETFHFSKDKAIYQEGNNSNYIYLIISGLVKCHKLDEQGKQLTTALYQEDNLFGYTSFTQNLAYQESATAIKETVLVGLSKNVLTSVLNKNHKVTLELIELLTEDLAGVKNQLLQMAYSSVGKKTAKTILKFAEKLNHKPEDQIKISRNDLASVAGIATETLIRTMSNFKKQGLIEIDGRTIRILDLEKLQEIC, encoded by the coding sequence ATGAAAAAAATATTATTAATAGAAGATGATGTAGTTTTAAGAGAAAATACTGCAGAACTTTTAGAGTTATCAAACTATGAAGTTATAACCGCAGCTAATGGAAAAATAGGAGTAGAAATTGCGGATATTAATTTACCAGATCTTATTGTTTGTGATATTATGATGCCAGAATTAGATGGTTATGGAGTGCTTGAAGCACTATCAAAAAATAATAAAACAAAACATACATCTTTTATTTTTTTATCTGCAAAAACAGAAAGAAAGGATGTTAGAAAAGGAATGAATTTAGGAGCTGATGACTATATAACGAAGCCTTTTTCTGAGGATGAACTTATTAGTGCTATCGAAAGCAGATTAGCAAAAGCATCTATTTTAAAAGATATTAGAGAGTATAAAGAAGAAATAAAAGAAGAAAGAGACGAACTAAGAAGCCTTAATGATTTAAAGAATTATTTTGATGATAATGGTGAAACTTTTCATTTTTCTAAAGATAAAGCCATCTATCAAGAAGGAAACAACTCTAATTATATTTATTTAATAATTAGCGGACTCGTAAAGTGTCATAAACTAGATGAACAAGGAAAACAACTTACAACTGCTTTATATCAGGAAGATAATTTGTTTGGGTATACTTCTTTTACCCAAAATTTAGCCTACCAAGAATCTGCTACTGCGATTAAAGAAACAGTATTAGTAGGTTTGTCTAAAAATGTATTAACGAGTGTTTTAAACAAAAACCATAAAGTAACTCTAGAATTAATAGAGTTATTGACGGAGGATTTAGCAGGAGTAAAAAATCAACTGTTACAAATGGCTTATAGTTCTGTAGGTAAAAAAACAGCGAAAACAATTTTAAAATTTGCAGAAAAATTAAATCATAAACCTGAGGATCAAATTAAAATTTCTAGAAACGATCTAGCCAGTGTGGCAGGCATTGCAACAGAAACATTAATAAGAACAATGTCTAACTTTAAAAAACAAGGTCTCATAGAAATTGATGGAAGAACTATTAGAATTTTAGATTTAGAAAAGCTACAAGAAATCTGCTAG
- a CDS encoding universal stress protein, with protein MKTILLPTDFSDNSWNAIEYALNFYKEINCNFYLLHVNKVSNIVTNDYPYIPDQDVIQDVYIKPAKTQLKELLKKIAKKFPSNKKHNFYTLTDYNFFIESLRKHIKEKKVDMIVMGTKGASGLSKFIIGSNAGDVITKVKCTTLVVPENAKFKKIEEVTFPTDFSLSNNLQILEPITKILEKNNAMLSILNIGKKPPVLNAEQQKNKELLEDYFFNCKHDFYFLTNKKVEDAVQCFVESRHVDIIAMVAKNLNYFQQILFHTKVEEISYHTDIPFLVLHE; from the coding sequence ATGAAAACGATTTTATTACCAACAGATTTTTCGGATAACTCGTGGAATGCTATAGAGTATGCTCTTAATTTTTATAAGGAAATTAATTGTAATTTTTATCTTTTACATGTTAACAAAGTAAGCAATATAGTAACTAACGATTATCCATATATCCCTGATCAAGATGTTATTCAAGACGTCTATATAAAACCTGCAAAAACACAGTTAAAGGAACTTTTAAAAAAAATAGCAAAAAAATTCCCAAGTAATAAAAAGCATAACTTTTACACTTTAACAGATTATAATTTCTTTATAGAATCTCTAAGAAAACATATTAAAGAGAAAAAAGTAGATATGATTGTTATGGGAACCAAAGGAGCATCTGGGCTTAGTAAATTTATTATAGGCAGTAATGCAGGTGATGTTATTACAAAAGTAAAGTGTACAACTTTAGTTGTGCCAGAAAATGCAAAGTTTAAAAAGATAGAAGAAGTTACTTTCCCAACAGATTTTTCGCTTTCTAATAATCTACAAATATTAGAACCTATTACTAAAATTTTAGAGAAAAATAATGCGATGTTAAGTATATTAAATATTGGTAAAAAACCCCCAGTATTAAATGCCGAACAGCAAAAAAACAAAGAATTATTAGAAGATTATTTTTTTAATTGTAAACACGATTTTTATTTTTTAACAAATAAAAAAGTAGAAGATGCAGTGCAATGTTTTGTGGAAAGTAGACATGTAGATATTATTGCAATGGTTGCAAAAAATCTCAATTATTTTCAACAAATATTATTTCATACTAAAGTAGAGGAAATAAGTTATCATACAGATATACCTTTTTTAGTGCTTCATGAGTAA
- a CDS encoding HPF/RaiA family ribosome-associated protein, protein MTINIQFVNMSTSETMEAYTVKKLKPLSKKYDSIIKATVFFKKENSHKEKEIICEIELSAAGPRLFASSNEKNYELAVKNTITDLETQLKKRKGIVKPYM, encoded by the coding sequence ATGACAATAAATATTCAATTTGTAAATATGTCAACAAGTGAAACTATGGAGGCATATACCGTAAAAAAATTAAAACCTTTATCTAAAAAGTATGATTCGATAATAAAAGCCACTGTGTTTTTTAAAAAAGAGAACAGTCATAAAGAAAAAGAAATAATTTGTGAAATAGAACTAAGTGCTGCTGGGCCAAGATTGTTTGCTTCTTCTAATGAAAAAAATTATGAACTTGCAGTAAAAAACACAATAACAGATTTAGAAACGCAGCTTAAAAAGAGAAAAGGAATTGTAAAACCATATATGTAG